The sequence GGCTATAGAAAGCTTCAAGAAGAAGAAACCTACTTGTGGACAGTTAAACGTCCAGAAATAACAAAAATAGTATCTTGGGCTGCCAGCTTAGGTGATCGATCTGAAAACGCAGATTATACCTTTAATAAACGTGTATTACGCCAAATTGATAGGCGTGTAAGATATTTAAGAAAACGATTGCCAGATTTAAAGGTGATTGAATATTCGCCTGTGCAAGAAGGTAAAGTATTTTTTGGTGCTAAGGTCGAAATTGAAAATGAAGCTGGGGAAGTGAAATCATTTAAAATAGTAGGGCCAGATGAAATATATGGTGATGAAAAAGAACCTTTAATTTCTATAGATTCTCCGATGGCAAGAGCACTATTAAAAAAGCAAGTAGATGATGACTTTATAGTGAAAACACCTGAAGGCGATAA is a genomic window of Pseudoalteromonas sp. '520P1 No. 423' containing:
- the greB gene encoding transcription elongation factor GreB, with the protein product MKTNLVTPEGYRKLQEEETYLWTVKRPEITKIVSWAASLGDRSENADYTFNKRVLRQIDRRVRYLRKRLPDLKVIEYSPVQEGKVFFGAKVEIENEAGEVKSFKIVGPDEIYGDEKEPLISIDSPMARALLKKQVDDDFIVKTPEGDKEWFVNSIEYEK